From the Carassius gibelio isolate Cgi1373 ecotype wild population from Czech Republic chromosome B25, carGib1.2-hapl.c, whole genome shotgun sequence genome, one window contains:
- the fgl2b gene encoding uncharacterized protein fgl2b: MWLAVFYICGSLLAFSVSHICPETSEDVASWVTLKPLGHCGDEENLCPYQLTLPPLSIQLPRPFRELEKMAKELQDLKEVVNQLRRDCQECKDRHSIQRNGQKEYGEEKKMRPQIPRHNITKETQSHSGEQVVRILTSTLLQGDTSESEGTIKDGVKRLDHSILKSQEWNIAPRIFKNQGTTDQRSEVSREVKIFNPSLDETPEDISKVKQVLSPTPEESERELKSKQSELLEGSLPRKKEAVQSSTHGKQQPNSLRDGLAKNISGILTARIRVQDVPNPNGLSGISRDANTKIMDLSTSAVNRRVVKFPGVGGSPRPKGSYINSRVIKVTNEDRLKNPALVRIHNLQSEDTVTPEQEEAGFSPVRSGVMRVKKTSPRTANTKPGAFSGPTPSTDDQNNQDIHRVSGPRTDGGHVLDVASQVTKIMEDNLRIVNKTAITRLPTNLRKENQGDVSHTATNKPISSVMNQAEQPNTIKEGKKQMGLSESLAAISSEEETSSNLNREDLTFSGIQVENVKYLNPSTETNNRQLNSTILNKAHSTFNERTVNPLSPELKDQMQPGTFIEGANEHIGVNSLSAGTIKKNLSSHSKATLPEKDLVKPTLVPTVKSKLTNSTVSMTRRVQSQVIGQGTRRISVTPLKAPAGEGRFQNSRKNISKIRGVSQDNKRYVMPKPLSHPDGHLTTVISQRVNKLRQPNVMSNMSANTSVGVHSKLSIPVRNANISWRNGSGIIRPSYIRRSNLQTVPNTTRGFKTKVSTVTQFSSPTGARQQEQTEETKPIPLAMGSNVLDNKWLKNNSTESQSQPESQNSSNVQDLDKVQQSKNQLRDISETGSTEDHNNLQSGALNSPIGGKESKIFNLGSDDTSNQQPFEVDKISSGKKGPTAPTLKKESSKEPGTNLFTTSTVSFMDTNHKDNPKYIHKVTNTHAEMTKNDSWETPISFERIGATRELELIQLNKDRVLENSGEILPNPNSADTAQGYSGERYTDPVVLETLTNVEEIQGSKLFTLSPENTAEGFKSHAVSDEVTRSEQVNNNIHSICDSDCNTTSTQRSTTQTRPPVDSGREKGPAQDCADYIMKSRRNGVYSVMPQPKSSMFPVFCDMESSGGGWTLIQHRFDGSTSFNHTWDEYKNGFGKLIGEFWLGNDKIHLLTKAKNMSLRIEIEDFAGIKEYAHYDHFYVANESQQYRLSIGGYSGTAGNAMQFSKKYNHDQKLFTTPDRDNDHYPSGNCGAYYSSGWWFDACMSANLNGRYYQSKYKGLRNGIFWGTWHNITMEYYPTNDRQSFKTVKMMIRPKNYAK, from the exons ATGTGGCTTGCTGTGTTTTACATATGTGGAAGCCTGTTAGCATTTTCTGTGTCTCACATCTGCCCAGAGACCTCAGAGGACGTTGCTTCATGGGTAACGCTGAAGCCCCTGGGGCACTGCGGGGACGAGGAGAACTTGTGCCCTTATCAACTCACCCTCCCTCCTCTCTCCATACAGCTTCCCAGGCCTTTTAGAGAGCTGGAGAAAATGGCCAAAGAGCTGCAGGACCTAAAGGAAGTTGTTAACCAGCTAAGGAGGGACTGCCAAGAATGTAAGGACAGACATAGTATCCAGAGAAATGGACAGAAAGAATATGGCGAGGAAAAGAAAATGAGACCTCAAATTCCAAGGCATAACATCACCAAGGAAACACAAAGCCATAGTGGAGAACAAGTAGTCCGGATCTTAACTTCAACCTTACTGCAAGGAGACACTTCAGAAAGTGAGGGAACCATCAAGGATGGTGTAAAGAGGCTTGATCATTCCATTTTGAAAAGTCAGGAATGGAACATTGCCCCAAGGATTTTTAAAAACCAAGGCACCACAGATCAGAGGTCTGAGGTGAGCAGagaagtaaaaatatttaacccCTCACTTGACGAGACCCCTGAGGACATATCCAAGGTCAAACAGGTGCTCTCGCCTACACCTGAGGAGTCAGAGAGGGAACTGAAGTCTAAGCAAAGTGAATTATTAGAAGGGTCCCTTCCTAGAAAAAAGGAAGCCGTACAATCCTCAACCCATGGGAAACAGCAGCCAAACAGTCTCAGAGATGGACTTGCAAAGAACATCAGTGGCATCCTGACGGCCAGAATAAGAGTGCAGGATGTGCCTAATCCGAATGGATTAAGCGGCATTTCAAGGGATGCAAACACTAAAATAATGGATTTAAGCACATCAGCTGTGAACAGAAGGGTTGTTAAGTTTCCTGGAGTAGGTGGATCACCGAGACCAAAGGGATCCTACATAAACAGTAGAGTTATTAAGGTTACCAATGAAGACAGACTGAAGAACCCTGCTTTGGTGAGGATCCACAATCTACAGTCTGAAGACACGGTCACGCCTGAGCAAGAAGAGGCTGGATTTTCCCCAGTGAGAAGTGGGGTTATGAGGGTCAAGAAAACAAGTCCTCGAACAGCAAACACAAAACCTGGTGCATTTAGTGGGCCAACCCCATCAACAGATGACCAAAACAATCAAGACATCCATAGGGTTTCTGGTCCCAGAACAGATGGTGGACATGTCCTGGACGTTGCAAGCCAAGTAACTAAAATTATGGAGGACAATTTAAGAATAGTAAACAAGACTGCGATTACAAGACTCCCAACAAATCTGAGGAAGGAAAACCAGGGTGATGTGAGTCACACAGCAACAAATAAGCCAATCTCTAGTGTTATGAACCAAGCTGAACAGCCAAACACGAttaaagagggaaaaaagcaaatgGGACTGAGTGAAAGTCTGGCAGCTATTAGTAGTGAGGAAGAGACTAGCTCCAATTTGAATAGAGAAGACTTGACTTTCTCAGGAATACAGgtggaaaatgttaaatatctaAATCCAAGTAcagaaacaaataacagacaactAAATTCCACAATTTTGAACAAGGCTCACAGCACTTTTAATGAAAGGACAGTTAATCCACTGTCTCCAGAACTTAAAGATCAGATGCAGCCAGGCACGTTCATTGAAGGGGCAAATGAGCATATTGGGGTCAACTCGCTGAGTGCAGGTACTATAAAGAAGAACCTATCAAGCCACAGTAAAGCCACCCTCCCGGAAAAAGATCTGGTGAAGCCCACCCTTGTCCCAACTGTAAAGAGTAAATTGACTAATAGTACAGTAAGTATGACCAGAAGGGTTCAATCACAAGTAATAGGCCAGGGGACAAGGAGAATTTCAGTAACTCCGCTCAAAGCTCCAGCTGGAGAGGGACGATTTCAGAACAGCAGGAAAAACATCAGCAAGATCCGTGGAGTAAGTCAAGACAACAAAAGGTATGTGATGCCAAAACCATTAAGTCACCCTGATGGACATCTAACAACTGTGATTTCACAGAGAGTCAACAAACTAAGACAACCTAATGTGATGAGTAACATGTCAGCAAACACAAGTGTTGGGGTACATTCAAAGCTGTCAATCCCAGTCAGAAATGCCAATATTTCTTGGAGAAATGGCTCTGGAATTATAAGACCAAGCTATATAAGGAGGTCAAACCTTCAAACTGTGCCAAACACAACCAGAGGCTTCAAGACAAAAGTAAGCACAGTGACTCAATTCTCTAGTCCCACTGGTGCAAGACAACAAGAACAAACAGAAGAAACCAAACCCATTCCGCTGGCAATGGGGTCAAATGTATTGGATAATAAATGGTTAAAAAACAACAGTACAGAGTCACAATCACAACCAGAGTCTCAAAATTCAAGTAACGTACAAGATTTGGATAAGGTCCAACAAAGTAAGAACCAACTTAGAGATATCAGTGAGACTGGGAGTACAGAGGATCATAACAATCTGCAAAGTGGAGCCTTGAATTCACCTATTGGTGGGAAAGAAAGCAAGATTTTTAATTTGGGATCTGATGATACCAGCAATCAACAACCATTTGAGGTGGACAAGATTAGCAGTGGAAAGAAAGGACCAACTGCACCAACGTTAAAGAAAGAGTCATCTAAGGAACCAGGAACAAATCTATTTACCACCTCAACAGTATCATTTATGGACACAAACCATAAAGACAAcccaaaatatattcataaagtGACAAATACACATGCTGAAATGACTAAAAATGATAGTTGGGAAACACCTATAAGCTTTGAAAGAATTGGAGCAACAAGAGAACTGGAACTAATTCAATTGAATAAAGACAGAGTGCTAGAAAACTCTGGGGAGATATTACCTAACCCAAACAGCGCGGACACTGCCCAAGGGTACAGTGGAGAGAGGTACACAGATCCAGTTGTTTTGGAAACGCTTACAAATGTTGAAGAAATTCAAGGCTCAAAGCTTTTCACACTCAGCCCCGAGAACACTGCCGAGGGATTTAAATCACATGCAGTCAGTGATGAGGTAACAAGGAGTGAGCAAGTGAATAACAACATCCACAGCATCTGTGACAGTGATTGTAACACTACGTCAACCCAACGGTCTACAACCCAGACCAGGCCCCCAGTGGACTCTGGAAGAG AAAAAGGACCTGCACAAGACTGCGCTGATTACATTATGAAGTCCCGAAGGAATGGTGTTTATAGTGTAATGCCGCAACCAAAGAGCAGCATGTTTCCTGTTTTCTGTGACATGGAGTCTTCTGGCGGCGGCTGGACTTTGATACAGCATCGCTTTGATGGCAGCACAAGTTTCAATCACACATGGGACGAGTACAAAAATGGATTTGGTAAACTAATAGGCGAGTTTTGGCTTGGCAATGACAAGATCCACTTGTTGACAAAGGCAAAGAACATGTCATTGCGAATAGAAATCGAAGACTTTGCAGGCATCAAAGAATACGCCCATTATGACCACTTCTATGTGGCCAATGAAAGCCAACAATACCGCCTGTCCATTGGTGGTTACTCTGGTACAGCTGGTAATGCCATGCAGTTTAGTAAGAAGTACAATCACGACCAGAAACTCTTTACCACTCCGGACAGAGACAATGACCATTATCCCTCTGGAAACTGCGGGGCCTATTACAGCTCAGGCTGGTGGTTCGATGCATGCATGTCTGCAAACTTAAATGGGAGATATTATCAATCAAAATACAAAGGGCTACGTAATGGGATATTTTGGGGTACATGGCACAACATTACAATGGAATATTATCCAACCAATGATAGACAATCATTTAAGACTGTTAAAATGATGATTAGACCTAAAAACTATGCCAAGTAA
- the tmem60 gene encoding transmembrane protein 60, with the protein MNMSLAQRVLLTWIFTLIFLIMLVLKLDGKIFWSWFLIFLPVWTFDLILLLMLIVKMAGRCRPGFEPRNGAENLKKRLWYLMAMLLKLAFCLTLCAKLEGIMDILVSSVCIPLWALLIGAMAELGYNVFHFRRD; encoded by the coding sequence ATGAACATGTCTCTTGCTCAAAGAGTTCTCCTGACATGGATCTTCACACTTATATTCCTTATCATGCTGGTCCTCAAGTTGGATGGGAAGATATTTTGGAGCTGGTTCCTCATCTTCCTTCCTGTCTGGACCTTTGATCTTATTCTCCTCCTCATGCTCATTGTCAAAATGGCAGGTCGGTGCAGGCCGGGCTTTGAGCCTCGCAACGGGGCGGAGAACTTGAAGAAGCGCCTGTGGTACCTCATGGCCATGCTGCTTAAACTGGCATTTTGTCTGACGCTCTGTGCCAAACTAGAAGGCATAATGGACATCTTGGTGAGCTCTGTTTGCATCCCTCTGTGGGCACTGCTCATCGGAGCTATGGCCGAACTGGGCTACAACGTTTTCCACTTTAGAAGAGACTGA